A section of the Pseudorasbora parva isolate DD20220531a chromosome 2, ASM2467924v1, whole genome shotgun sequence genome encodes:
- the septin9a gene encoding septin 9a isoform X6: protein MAESVIQEMPPATCLEKPSVDFSYVGIDAILEQMRRKAMKQGFELNIMVVGQSGLGKSTLMNTLFKSKVSRKSFLGTAEEKIPKTIEIKSISHDIEEKGVRMKLTVIDTPGFGDQINNENCWQPIMKFINDQYEQYLQEEINIDRKKRIPDSRVHCCIYFIPPTGHCLRPLDVEFMRRLSKVVNIVPVIAKADTLTLEERDFFKKKIREELRANGIDVYPQKEFDEDAEDRTINEKIREMIPFAVVGSDQEYQVNGRRLLGRKTKWGTIEVENIAHCEFAYLRDLLIRTHMQNIKDITSSIHYEMYRVRRLNENNTQANGLGEHHPASHEI from the exons ATGGCAGAGTCGGTTATACAAGAGATGCCCCCAGCCACATGCCTGGAGAAACCCAGCGTGGACTTCAGCTACGTGGGCATTGACGCCATCCTGGAGCAGATGAGGAGGAAGGCCATGAAACAGGGATTTGAGCTCAACATCATGGTAGTGG GTCAGAGTGGTTTAGGGAAGTCCACGCTGATGAACACACTCTTCAAGTCTAAGGTGAGCCGTAAGTCTTTCCTGGGCACGGCTGAGGAAAAGATCCCTAAAACCATCGAGATCAAGTCCATCAGTCATG ATATCGAGGAGAAAGGAGTTCGAATGAAGCTGACAGTCATAGACACACCAGGATTTGGCGACCAGATCAATAATGAGAATTG CTGGCAGCCCATAATGAAATTCATCAATGACCAGTATGAACAGTACTTGCAGGAAGAGATCAATATTGACAGGAAGAAGAGGATCCCAGACTCACGAGTGCACTGCTGCATATACTTCATACCACCCACAGGACACTG TCTTAGGCCTTTGGATGTGGAGTTTATGAGACGTCTCAGCAAGGTGGTGAATATCGTTCCTGTCATCGCTAAGGCGGACACCCTGACTCTGGAGGAGAGGGATTTCTTCAAAAAGAAG ATCAGGGAAGAGCTTCGAGCCAATGGGATTGACGTCTATCCACAAAAGGAGTTCGATGAGGATGCAGAGGACAGAACAATCAATGAGAAAATAAGA GAGATGATCCCATTTGCAGTAGTTGGAAGTGACCAGGAGTACCAGGTCAATGGGAGAAGACTCCTGGGGAGGAAAACAAAATGGGGAACTATTGAAG TTGAGAATATTGCCCACTGTGAGTTTGCCTACCTGCGGGACCTCCTTATAAG AACCCACATGCAGAACATTAAAGACATCACCAGCAGCATCCACTACGAGATGTACCGCGTCCGCCGGCTCAACGAGAATAACACTCAGGCGAACGGCCTCGGCGAGCACCATCCGGCCTCCCACGAAATCTAA